The following are encoded together in the Desulfovermiculus halophilus DSM 18834 genome:
- a CDS encoding NYN domain-containing protein, with product MSHLNIFIDGSWLFKVCQAGGVLSRTTEDDTRPFKLDFDKLNKLLLSHAQSASTECDSIGECFIATSIFALPDVFDDWPNRFDDITEQNIEITRKNVNARERMVRNAVDNAGYNESAVFRPPIRDYIIQQLMNRQYQEKQVDAAVVALLVRSAITRPDDYHVVLTGDSDILPAIKVAYPTYSENVFLATTHPDELKAEHRQTSFSLSNFSFALDPVYLQDVTEKIIQGMHSYKCANCSRVFVRSNPIPAGARPYCNPCYQQRT from the coding sequence TTGTCACATCTGAACATATTCATCGACGGTTCGTGGCTGTTCAAGGTTTGCCAGGCTGGTGGAGTATTGTCTCGAACTACTGAAGATGACACCAGACCCTTCAAACTGGACTTCGATAAACTGAACAAGCTTCTGCTGTCCCATGCGCAAAGCGCTTCGACCGAATGCGATTCGATAGGAGAATGTTTTATAGCAACGTCGATCTTCGCTTTACCAGACGTTTTCGATGACTGGCCGAATCGCTTTGACGATATTACTGAGCAGAACATCGAAATAACTCGTAAGAACGTCAATGCCAGGGAACGTATGGTCCGTAATGCCGTTGACAATGCGGGATACAATGAATCTGCAGTCTTCAGGCCTCCAATACGTGACTACATCATTCAACAGTTGATGAATCGTCAATATCAGGAGAAACAAGTTGACGCTGCAGTGGTAGCTCTCCTTGTACGTTCCGCCATAACAAGGCCCGATGACTATCATGTTGTATTGACAGGAGACTCCGATATCCTTCCCGCCATTAAGGTGGCCTATCCCACGTATTCTGAAAACGTGTTCTTGGCTACAACTCACCCAGATGAGTTGAAGGCTGAACACAGGCAAACATCTTTCTCCTTAAGCAACTTTAGTTTTGCTTTGGATCCAGTTTATCTGCAAGATGTGACAGAGAAGATTATCCAAGGCATGCACAGCTATAAATGCGCGAATTGCAGCCGAGTATTTGTCCGGTCCAACCCTATTCCTGCTGGAGCCCGCCCTTATTGCAATCCTTGTTATCAGCAGCGCACATAG